The genome window ATAGATTGTTAGCGCCGGAGTTCCATTCGAGTGCTACAGCGTTCCTGTATCCGGTGGCGTATTTGTAACCGTCTTCCTGGAGCGTTTGGCCGGTTGTATTGGCATCAAACTGCCAAACACTTCCCTGCCATTCAAGTTGTGGGCAGGGATCCATTCCCGGCGATCCGGGCGTTCTCGCCTCTTCCTGGCAGGCATTGGATGGCGCACCAATGTTTACATACAAATTGCCTTGCCCGTCGAACGTAATCGGTTTAGCGGCATGGCTACCCTGATCTGGAAAGCCGGTTACAACCATTTCCGGCTCTGATGTAGGAACTAAATCAACTCCTTCCATTGAATATCTTACAATGGCCGTATCCGGAGCGAAATAGAGATATCCATTGTGCAAGGCGATTCCGGTTCCGGTGTACTCACCAAAGTACTCTGTTCGATCGGCAACACCGTCACCGTCGGTATCCCGAAGTGCGGCAATTCCGTTTCCATTATGTTCGTTGCTTAGAGCTACGTAGATGTCACCATCTTCATCTACAGTCACTTGTCGGGCACTTCCCACACTATCAGTTACAACAACAGCCTGGAATCCATCAGGCAGTGTTATTCCTCCATTGTCAGGAGAAAAGTCCATGTTTTCGTAAGCAGTTGAAGAATCGTTGCTCGAAGAGCATGCAACCATCAGCGATAAGAAAAAAAGAAGTAAAAAGTATGTTGATTTTCGAAGCATAGTTTGTTGGATAAGTTAGAATTGAGCAATTGAAAGTCATTCACTATTCATACAATCAATTCTATTATAAAAGAATTTGTTGTCAAATCGAATCTAACTTCAATATTAATTTATAAATAGAGGCAGAAAATTTGATTTCTATTCATAAATCCTTGAAAAAGAAGTGAATCGATCGCCAAACCAATATGTTACGGGGGTAAAAGATTGTTTCATCGGAAGAAGAAATTTTCTTTTCGCAATGATTTTTATCTAACTCACTAATTTCAATAGTTCTTCTGGCACATCAACATTCATGCGAAGAAGGGTAGAAGCATGCGTTTTTCCCTGGGCATCGAGTTTCAAAGATACAGTTCCGCCGCCCCCGAGGCTTTCATTCAGGATAAAATTCAACGCTCCAAGATTGGGCAGTTCATAGCGCTCCACATCTCCTTTGCAGATATGCTTCATGTATTCTTTCACGCGATCGGCTGTCAGTGTTTCTTTCAAAAACGGATAGATTTCAGGATGACGAGCAATAATTCCCACATTACTACCATTTCCTTTATCACCGCTGCGGCCATGGGCTATTTTTATAAGTTTAACTGTGGGCATGGATTTTTCTTTGAGTGAAAAGTAAAAGCGCAAAAGGCAGAAGTCTCAATGATGGCGCAAGTGTCTCACTTGTGCCTCTTACAACGATTAAGCACAAGCGAGACACTTGCGCTATTACAATACGGTTAATCTTTTCACTTTTGCGTTTTGCCTTCTGCCTCAATATATCTAATCAGACAGGTAATAAACAATTGTGGAAACAACTCTTACTTTTTTGATGTGCGGATTGTTGTTATCCCTTTCTGAAATAGAAAACTGTCCCTGCGATGCGGTTTTTATTTTACCGAGCTCGCTGTTGGAATCTTCAGCAAATTTCTGAGCCACGGCTCTTGCTTCTATCGTGGCTTGTTCAATCATCTCTGGTTTGATTTCGTTAAGTCTCGTAAACAAATATTCCGGCCGAACCTGGTATTCATCTCCGCTGAGGGTAACTCCCTGTTTTCCCAGTTCAACCAGCTCACTCATAACCCGGCGAATCTCTTGTACATTTTTCGAATAGACCGTAGCTGTCTGCGTTGCTACATATCTGTATTGAAAATTCTCCATTCCTCCATAACGCTGAGCGGATTTATCCGTCAATAGAGGCGTGGAAAATGAGATTTCATCCGGTGGAATTCCTTCGTTTTCAAGAAATGAACTTATTTTCTGCGCACTGTTATCGAGTGCCGTGTAGGTTCCGTCCAGCGTGTTTCCAGCTTCTGTAAACTGAATGGGCCAGATCACAACATCCGCTACATGTTCCTGCTCGGCCAGGCCTTTTACCGTTACAGATCGTTCATATTCTTTTACGGAGATTGCTGCATTTCTGGCAAAATATCCCAAAACAAAAAGTCCCAGAAAAATAGACAATCCAATTACAATAAAACCCAGTTGCTTATTTTCTTTCATGGTAT of Balneolaceae bacterium contains these proteins:
- a CDS encoding PQQ-dependent sugar dehydrogenase gives rise to the protein MLRKSTYFLLLFFLSLMVACSSSNDSSTAYENMDFSPDNGGITLPDGFQAVVVTDSVGSARQVTVDEDGDIYVALSNEHNGNGIAALRDTDGDGVADRTEYFGEYTGTGIALHNGYLYFAPDTAIVRYSMEGVDLVPTSEPEMVVTGFPDQGSHAAKPITFDGQGNLYVNIGAPSNACQEEARTPGSPGMDPCPQLEWQGSVWQFDANTTGQTLQEDGYKYATGYRNAVALEWNSGANNLYLAQHGRDQMNTLWPDLFDAEDNAKLPAEEFFKVDDGDNFGWPYTYYDRFRGEKMMNPEYGGDGETPYTGDEFEDPIQAFPGHWAPNDLIFYHGGQFPEEYSGGALIAWHGSWNRAPLPQQGYRVTFTPFNGTEVAGDYQTFANGFAGTDSLSNPGNAEHRPMGLAEGSDGSVYIVDSRQGKIWRVFYTGSDNQ
- a CDS encoding SIMPL domain-containing protein (The SIMPL domain is named for its presence in mouse protein SIMPL (signalling molecule that associates with mouse pelle-like kinase). Bacterial member BP26, from Brucella, was shown to assemble into a channel-like structure, while YggE from E. coli has been associated with resistance to oxidative stress.), with the translated sequence MKENKQLGFIVIGLSIFLGLFVLGYFARNAAISVKEYERSVTVKGLAEQEHVADVVIWPIQFTEAGNTLDGTYTALDNSAQKISSFLENEGIPPDEISFSTPLLTDKSAQRYGGMENFQYRYVATQTATVYSKNVQEIRRVMSELVELGKQGVTLSGDEYQVRPEYLFTRLNEIKPEMIEQATIEARAVAQKFAEDSNSELGKIKTASQGQFSISERDNNNPHIKKVRVVSTIVYYLSD